In Cololabis saira isolate AMF1-May2022 chromosome 1, fColSai1.1, whole genome shotgun sequence, the following proteins share a genomic window:
- the ppm1kb gene encoding protein phosphatase 1K, mitochondrial, with amino-acid sequence MSAACLVRLARCSCPHLGRSGLLQKPFVPQQLHDTHPEFAVSRRQIYGPSGSRNSNTRFDPDSSGRPTTWDSFGIWDDRIDEPILLPPSIRYGKPIPKVSLSKVGCASLIGQRKENEDRFQVSQLTDNILYFAVFDGHGGPEAADFCEKYMEKFIKDLLADGENLELVLTKAFLELDKAFARHLHFYPNGPGTNAGTTATVALLRDGIELVVASVGDSRAMLCRKNKALKLTVDHTPERKDEKERVKKSGGFITWNSLGQPNVNGRLAMTRSIGDFDLKKMGVIAEPETKRILLHPVHDSFLALTTDGINFIMNSQEICNVISECQLPKEAAQRISDQALHYGSEDNSTIIVVPFGAWGKHKSSHSSFSFSRSFGSSGRWA; translated from the exons ATGTCAGCTGCCTGTCTCGTGCGCCTGGCCAGGTGCAGCTGTCCTCATCTGGGTCGCAGTGGGCTTTTACAGAAGCCATTTGTTCCACAACAACTCCATGACACCCATCCAGAGTTTGCAGTATCCCGCAGACAAATTTATGGACCCTCGGGGAGCCGAAACAGCAACACGCGCTTTGATCCAGATAGCAGTGGCCGTCCTACCACTTGGGATTCGTTTGGCATCTGGGACGATCGTATTGATGAGCCCATTCTGCTGCCTCCCAGCATTCGTTACGGCAAGCCCATTCCCAAAGTTAGCTTATCGAAGGTAGGCTGTGCCTCTCTCATCGGGCAGCGCAAAGAGAATGAAGACCGCTTCCAGGTGTCCCAGTTGACAGACAACATCCTCTACTTTGCTGTGTTTGATGGGCATGGTGGACCAGAGGCAGCTGACTTCTGTGAAAAATATATGGAGAAGTTTATCAA ggaCCTTTTGGCAGATGGAGAAAATCTGGAATTGGTTTTGACGAAAGCATTCCTTGAGTTAGACAAAGCTTTTGCGAGGCACTTACACTTCTATCCAAATG GACCTGGGACGAATGCAGGAACCACTGCCACTGTGGCGCTGTTGAGGGACGGTATCGAGCTGGTGGTTGCTAGTGTGGGGGATAGTCGTGCCATGTTGTGCCGCAAGAACAAGGCCCTTAAACTCACTGTTGACCACACCCCCGAGAGGAAAGATGAGAAAGAGAG GGTAAAGAAAAGCGGGGGCTTTATTACATGGAACAGTTTGGGACAGCCAAACGTCAACGGCCGGCTGGCAATGACTCGTAGTATCGGAGACTTTGACCTGAAGAAGATGGGGGTCATTGCTGAGCCCGAGACCAAAAGAATACTG TTACATCCCGTCCACGACTCGTTTCTGGCACTGACCACAGACGGCATTAACTTCATCATGAATAGCCAAGAGATCTGCAATGTTATCAGTGAATGCCAACTCCCCAAAGAAGCAGCTCAGAGAATATCTGACCAG GCTCTTCACTACGGTTCAGAGGACAACAGCACAATCATTGTGGTGCCGTTTGGTGCTTGGGGAAAACACAAGAGTTCACACTCAAGTTTCTCCTTCAGCAGGAGCTTTGGGTCCAGTGGGCGCTGGGCCTAG